GTGGTTCCCGCCGCCGTTGGGATCGTCGGGGCTCATGGTCAGGGTGTACTTCGTCGCGAGGACGAACCTCTCCCGCCGGCCTTTCAGGAACTCGCCCACGAACTTTTCGCTCGTGCCGCCCGTGTACAGGTTCGCGGTGTCGACGAAGTTCCCTCCGGCGTCCGCGAACGCATCGAAGATCTTGCGGCTCTCCTCCTTCGACGCCCCCCAGCCCCACTCCTCGCCGAACGTCATCGTCCCCAGGCACAGTTCCGAGACCCGAAGTCCCGTCCTCCCCAGCAGCTTGTACCGCATCGCGCGCCTCCTTTCGAATTCCGCGAAAAATCCGATGATTCAGTATAGATGAGCGCTACGCGCAATCCATTGTCGGAATCAATGTGAAGTTTCGCCCCCTTCCTGCCGAAACATCATTTGATAGTCGTATTCGGAGGGACTGCATTGGCGCAACAGGGGAATCTTCCGCCGCAGAGGCAATGTTCCGCGCCGCCGGGTGCGGGCGGGAACGTTCCGGTGCAGATCGATCGGGATGTCCTCGATCAGCAAAGGCTCCTCCTCTCCCTTCTCGACAACATTCCGGGGATGGTGTACCGGGGGATGCCCGACTGGTCGCTTTCGTTCGTCGGATCCGAGGTGGAGAGGCTCACGGGGTACACCCCCGGGGAGATCCTCGGCAAGCCGATGGCATGGAGAGGTCTGATCCACCCTGATGATTTCCGGTCGGTGCGGGAGACGATCCTGTTCTGCGTCCGCCGACGGGAGCCGATCCTCCGGATGGAGTACCGGATCGTCCGCAAGGACGGGGAGAGCCGGTGGATCAGCGACCGGCGCCAGATGATCTACGACGAGGGCGGCAGGCTCCTCTGCGTCGACGGGCTTTGCATGGATATTTCGGAGCAGAAGCGCGCCGAGGAAGAGCGACGCCAGCTGGCAGCTGCGGTGGAGTACGCGGCGGACGCCATCATGGTTACGGATACGGAGTGGATCATCCAGTATGTAAACTCCGCCTTCGAGAAGGTCACGGGATACACGAAGGAGGAAGTCCTCGGGAGAAATCCGTATATCCTCTCCGCGGACGGGGAAAATATACGGGTCTACATTGGGATCGAGGACAAGATTCGATCCGGAAATCCGTGGAAAGGGCGCCTGAAGAACAAACGGAAGGACGGCATGCTCCTGGTGCAGGACACCGTCATCTCCCCGGTCCGGGACCCGGGCGGGAAGGTCGTCAACCACGTGCTGGCTGCGCGCGACATCACCCGGGAAATCCAGCTCGAAAAGCAGGCCCAGACGGCGCAGCACATGGAGGCGGTCGGCACCCTCGCCGGCGGGATCGCCCACGATTTCAACAACGCGCTGACGGGGATCATCGGGTTCGCGGACCTGCTCCGCATGCGTCTAGGGAAGGAGTCGAAGCTTCAGGGGGACGTGGACGAGATCCTGAAGTGCGCGGAACGGGCTTCCACGCTCACGAGGCAGCTGCTCGCCTTCGCCCGCCGCCAGGTGATCGAGCCGGTGTCCCTCGGGCTCAACACGGTGGTCCGGGACCTCTCCCGGTTGATGAAAAAGGTGTCCGGCGAGCAGATCGAGGTGCGCACCCGGTTGACCGAGGGGATCCCCCCCGTCTTCGCGGACCGGGGCCAGCTCGAGCAGGTCCTCCTGAACCTGTGCCTGAACTCCCGGGACGCGATGCCGGGCGGCGGGGAGTTCCTCGTCTCGACGGACGCGGTCGTCTGGGAGGGAGAGAGGGTGGAGGATCATGCCGTCATGCCCGCGGGGCAATACGTTCTCCTGACGGTCGCGGACAACGGCTCCGGGATGGACGACGCAACGCGCAAGCACGCGTTCGAGCCGTACTTCACGACGAAGGCTCCCGGCAAGGGGACGGGGCTCGGTCTTTCGATGGTCTACGGGATCGTGAAGCAGAACGGGGGGTTCGTCTTCCTCGACAGTCGCCTCGGGGAAGGGACGACGTTCCGGATCTACTTCCCCGCGACCGAGTCGGTCCCCGAAGAGAAGGAGAAGCAGAAGGAGGCGCCCGTGAAGGGCGGGGCGGAGACGATCCTGCTGGCGGAGGATGAGGAGGCGATCCGCAACCTTTCCGAGCGTTCATTGCGGGGCTACGGGTACGAGGTCCTCGTGGCCCGGGATGGCGCGGAGGCGGTCGCCCTCTACGAGGCGCACCCGGAGATCGCGATCGCAGTGCTCGATGTCGTCATGCCCCGATTGGGGGGGAAAGAGGCCCTCGACGCCATGCGCCGAATCCGGCCGGGCCTCAAGGCCCTGTTCACCAGCGGGTACTCCACCGACCGGATCCACGAGTCGTTCGTCCTTCTGCCCGGGATCGAGTTCCTCCCGAAGCCGTACGGTCCGGCCTCCCTCGCCCGACGCGTGCGAGAGGTGCTGGACAAGATATAATGCTTTGTTGGCAGGAGGACCGATGACATCCAAACGCGCCGACGGGCGCAAGTCCCTGGACATCCGGACGATCGACGTTTCCCTCGGGGTGCAGAAGTACGCCGAAGGGTCCGTCCTGTTCGCAATGGGGGACACGCGCGTGGTGTGCGCGGCGACAATCGAGGAGCGGGTTCCCCCGTTCCTGCGCGGCGCGGGGAAAGGATGGGTCACCGCGGAGTACTCGATGCTTCCGCGCGCGACGAATACCCGTGTCGCCCGGGAGGCGCGGACGGGGAAAGTGCAGGGGCGCACGCACGAGATCCAACGGCTGGTGGGGCGGTCGCTCCGGGCGGTGGTCGACTTCGAAGCGCTCGGCGAGCGCACGGTGACGATCGACTGCGACGTCCTGCAGGCCGACGGAGGGACGCGCACCGCCTCCATCAACGGGGCGTGGATCGCGCTGTGGCAGGCGTGCCGTCAACTGGTCGCCAAGGGGGCGGTCCTCCGCAACCCCGTGCTCGACCACGTGGTGGCGGTCAGCGTGGGGATCGTCGGGGGGCGGATCCTGGCGGATCTCGACTACTCCGAGGACTCCGCGGCGGACGTGGACATGAACGTGGTGATGACGGGGGACGGGCGGCTGATCGAGGTCCAGGGGACGGCGGAGCGGGAGCCGTTCACCCGGGAGCAGCTCGACGCGATGCTCTCGGTCGCCGCCGCCGCGGGGAGAAAGATTCTCAAGGTGCAGCGTCGCTTTGCGGAAGGAAGGTCGCGATGAGGCTCCTGATCGCATCCAGGAACCGCGGGAAAGTCGTCGAAATCCGGGCGCTCCTCGGGCTCGCGCTGCAGAAGGTCGTCGAGGTCGTCACGCTGGCGGAGTTGCCTAGCGTGGAGCAGCCGCGGGAGGATGGGAAGACGTTCGCGGAAAACGCGCGGCACAAGGCGCTTCATTACGCGAAGGCGCACAAGATCCTTTGCATCGCGGACGACTCTGGCCTCGCGGTGGAGCCGCTGGGGGGGCTCCCCGGGGTGCGCTCCGCCCGGTTCGCCGGGGAAGGGGCCTCCGACGCGGCGAACAACGCGCATCTGCTCCATGAGCTGGCCCCGTTCGCGCACCCGTGGAAGGCGGCGTTCGTCTGCGTGGCGGCGGCGGCGCTCCCGAACCGGGTGGTCGCGGAGGCGACGGGAAAAGCGGAAGGGGAGATCCTCCCCGAGGGGCGGGGCCGCGACGGGTTCGGGT
The nucleotide sequence above comes from Deltaproteobacteria bacterium. Encoded proteins:
- a CDS encoding PAS domain S-box protein, whose product is MQIDRDVLDQQRLLLSLLDNIPGMVYRGMPDWSLSFVGSEVERLTGYTPGEILGKPMAWRGLIHPDDFRSVRETILFCVRRREPILRMEYRIVRKDGESRWISDRRQMIYDEGGRLLCVDGLCMDISEQKRAEEERRQLAAAVEYAADAIMVTDTEWIIQYVNSAFEKVTGYTKEEVLGRNPYILSADGENIRVYIGIEDKIRSGNPWKGRLKNKRKDGMLLVQDTVISPVRDPGGKVVNHVLAARDITREIQLEKQAQTAQHMEAVGTLAGGIAHDFNNALTGIIGFADLLRMRLGKESKLQGDVDEILKCAERASTLTRQLLAFARRQVIEPVSLGLNTVVRDLSRLMKKVSGEQIEVRTRLTEGIPPVFADRGQLEQVLLNLCLNSRDAMPGGGEFLVSTDAVVWEGERVEDHAVMPAGQYVLLTVADNGSGMDDATRKHAFEPYFTTKAPGKGTGLGLSMVYGIVKQNGGFVFLDSRLGEGTTFRIYFPATESVPEEKEKQKEAPVKGGAETILLAEDEEAIRNLSERSLRGYGYEVLVARDGAEAVALYEAHPEIAIAVLDVVMPRLGGKEALDAMRRIRPGLKALFTSGYSTDRIHESFVLLPGIEFLPKPYGPASLARRVREVLDKI
- the rph gene encoding ribonuclease PH, yielding MTSKRADGRKSLDIRTIDVSLGVQKYAEGSVLFAMGDTRVVCAATIEERVPPFLRGAGKGWVTAEYSMLPRATNTRVAREARTGKVQGRTHEIQRLVGRSLRAVVDFEALGERTVTIDCDVLQADGGTRTASINGAWIALWQACRQLVAKGAVLRNPVLDHVVAVSVGIVGGRILADLDYSEDSAADVDMNVVMTGDGRLIEVQGTAEREPFTREQLDAMLSVAAAAGRKILKVQRRFAEGRSR
- the rdgB gene encoding RdgB/HAM1 family non-canonical purine NTP pyrophosphatase, whose protein sequence is MRLLIASRNRGKVVEIRALLGLALQKVVEVVTLAELPSVEQPREDGKTFAENARHKALHYAKAHKILCIADDSGLAVEPLGGLPGVRSARFAGEGASDAANNAHLLHELAPFAHPWKAAFVCVAAAALPNRVVAEATGKAEGEILPEGRGRDGFGYDPLFYVPSLGKTMAELSTEEKNRISHRGEALRALIAEMKTAGLILA